In Halobaculum magnesiiphilum, the following proteins share a genomic window:
- a CDS encoding GMC family oxidoreductase — protein sequence MTSTETDGTERVDGSGVADIDRTPSPRVDVCVVGAGPAGGLVAAELSAAGHDVVVLDAGPRFDPEDRTERMERHLRPGVDAPVWDTDPERDAYSSTGDRYYPLNAARVKGIGGSTLHWQGMVMRMHEQDFELASATGMGADWPIEYDDLRPYYADAEEELSVSGASDNPFAPPREEPHPLPAFPPSYSDSLFAEACEQVGLATHSVPNARNSEPTDEASACVGYGTCRPVCPSGAKYDATRHIDVAEANDARVLDRVPVQRLEHDDRGERVTAAVYATPDGEEYRQEAREFVVAAGGVETPRLLLLSRSESFPDGLANSSGLVGRYFMDHLFAGMGGTLDEPTRQKHVGFNTTESHQFYDRPDGSRTAIKLEFLNYAGPSPADIALGADSFGDDLLEEIREGYGQHVAMGALVEQLPRRENRIRLDPSRTDDHGNPVPDVVWSLDATTRRTIERANEIQREVLKELGVDIGWTVGPDNTGPAYHHMGTTRMGTDPAESVVDPQLRTHDLANLTLAGSSVFVTGGAMNPTLTIAALSLKAADHIDERL from the coding sequence ATGACCTCGACCGAAACCGACGGCACCGAGCGCGTGGACGGCTCCGGCGTCGCCGACATCGACCGGACGCCGTCGCCGCGGGTCGACGTGTGCGTCGTCGGCGCGGGACCGGCGGGCGGACTCGTCGCCGCGGAGCTGTCGGCGGCCGGCCACGACGTGGTCGTGCTGGACGCCGGTCCTCGGTTCGATCCCGAGGACCGCACCGAGCGGATGGAACGGCACCTCCGGCCGGGCGTTGACGCCCCGGTCTGGGACACCGACCCCGAGCGCGACGCCTACAGCAGCACCGGCGATCGGTACTACCCGCTCAACGCCGCCCGCGTGAAGGGGATCGGCGGGAGCACGCTCCACTGGCAGGGGATGGTGATGCGGATGCACGAGCAGGACTTCGAGCTCGCGTCGGCGACCGGGATGGGCGCCGACTGGCCGATCGAGTACGACGACCTCCGCCCGTACTACGCCGACGCCGAGGAGGAACTGTCCGTGTCGGGCGCCTCGGACAACCCCTTCGCGCCGCCGCGGGAGGAGCCGCACCCGCTGCCGGCGTTCCCGCCGTCATACTCGGACTCGCTGTTCGCGGAGGCGTGTGAGCAGGTCGGCCTCGCGACCCACTCGGTGCCGAACGCCAGGAACTCCGAGCCGACCGACGAGGCGAGCGCGTGCGTCGGCTATGGCACCTGCAGACCCGTCTGCCCGTCTGGCGCGAAGTACGACGCGACGCGCCACATCGATGTCGCCGAGGCGAACGACGCGCGCGTGCTCGACCGGGTTCCCGTCCAGCGGCTCGAACACGACGACCGCGGAGAACGCGTGACCGCAGCGGTGTACGCGACGCCTGACGGCGAGGAGTACCGTCAGGAGGCTCGCGAGTTCGTCGTCGCCGCCGGCGGGGTGGAGACGCCGCGGCTCCTCCTGCTCTCCCGGAGCGAGTCGTTCCCGGACGGGCTCGCGAACTCCTCGGGACTCGTGGGGCGGTACTTCATGGACCACCTGTTCGCGGGGATGGGCGGCACGCTCGACGAGCCGACCCGCCAGAAGCACGTCGGCTTCAACACCACCGAGAGCCACCAGTTCTACGACCGACCGGACGGCTCCCGCACAGCGATCAAGCTGGAGTTCCTCAACTACGCCGGTCCGTCGCCGGCGGACATCGCCCTCGGCGCGGACAGCTTCGGCGACGATCTGCTGGAGGAGATCCGCGAGGGATACGGCCAGCACGTCGCGATGGGCGCACTCGTCGAGCAATTGCCCCGGAGGGAGAACCGGATCCGGCTGGACCCCTCGCGGACGGACGACCACGGGAACCCCGTCCCCGACGTGGTGTGGAGCCTCGACGCGACGACGCGCCGGACCATCGAGCGCGCCAACGAGATCCAACGAGAGGTGCTGAAAGAGTTGGGCGTCGACATCGGCTGGACGGTCGGCCCCGACAACACCGGCCCCGCGTATCACCACATGGGGACGACCCGGATGGGCACCGACCCCGCCGAGAGCGTCGTGGACCCCCAGTTGCGGACGCACGACCTCGCGAACCTCACGCTCGCCGGGAGTTCGGTGTTCGTCACCGGCGGCGCGATGAACCCGACGCTCACGATCGCGGCGCTGTCGCTGAAGGCGGCCGACCACATCGACGAGCGGTTGTAG
- a CDS encoding gluconate 2-dehydrogenase subunit 3 family protein, giving the protein MQLSRRDAMLALSAAGVGSLAGCGAPVASDGPGDGTTTDNDDATDDENGGAGGDAVGDHELSTLIAVAHAVYPSAVDGVDEFVRTYTGGRVDGDGAYARGVAEAVETLDDYTENLYGVRYADLGDEERAEALDVMSVDVVDPDPDGTDPQRVRHYLVNELLYALYASPTGASLAGLENPPGHPGGTRSYQEGPDR; this is encoded by the coding sequence ATGCAGCTCTCCCGTCGCGACGCGATGCTCGCGCTGTCGGCAGCGGGCGTCGGATCGCTGGCCGGCTGTGGCGCGCCGGTTGCGAGCGACGGCCCCGGCGACGGCACCACCACCGACAACGACGACGCCACCGACGACGAGAACGGGGGAGCGGGCGGCGACGCAGTCGGCGACCACGAACTGTCGACGCTGATCGCGGTCGCGCACGCGGTGTATCCCTCCGCCGTCGACGGGGTGGACGAGTTCGTCCGCACCTACACCGGGGGCCGCGTCGACGGCGACGGCGCGTACGCCCGCGGGGTCGCCGAGGCGGTGGAGACGCTCGACGACTACACGGAGAACCTGTATGGGGTCCGGTACGCCGACCTCGGGGACGAGGAACGAGCCGAGGCGCTGGACGTGATGAGCGTCGACGTGGTCGACCCGGACCCCGACGGCACCGACCCCCAGCGGGTCCGCCACTACCTCGTGAACGAACTGCTGTACGCGCTGTACGCCTCGCCGACCGGCGCGTCGCTGGCGGGACTGGAGAACCCCCCGGGGCATCCCGGCGGCACCCGGTCGTATCAGGAGGGGCCGGATCGATGA